The sequence below is a genomic window from Rhizobium gallicum bv. gallicum R602sp.
AACAGATGGGCGATCGTCACCTCCGCCCCATTTGAACTCGCCAAGCGACGCATGGCCGCCGCCGGCATCCCGATGCCGAAGGTCATCGTCACCGGCGAGGAAGTCCAGGCAGGCAAGCCTAGCCCGGAATGCTACCTGCTCGGCGCCAGCCGCCTGGGTGTCGATCCGAAACGCTGCTTGGTCTTCGAAGACGCGGTTGCGGGCATACTTGCGGGAGAAGGAGCAGGAGCCGATGTCACCGTCATTACCACGACACATGCCACGCCCTTCGAAACACCGCACTTCTCGATTTCGGACTACGAGGCATGGACCGTGACGACAATCGGAGGCATCGGAATCGGAATCGTCGGAGCATAAGTGGCACATCGGCTTTTTGCGCGGAGTACGGCTTTTTCCGCTTGCATTGGGCGACACGAAAAAACTAAACGAAACAAGCTGTTTCGGCAGGTCGAGGCGTAGCGCAACCAGGTAGCGCACTTGACTGGATCAAGGGCGCTGGTTCGATATAGGGATCAGCGAAATTGTTGAGGCCTAGCGAATGAGGCATGTGACGGAATGTAGCGCAGTCTGGTAGCGCACTTGACTGGGGGAAATGGTCCTCTAGTCCAAATTTTCGCCTTATTTCAATACCTTAGAAGTGCTACTTGAATCTCTCGTGGGACTTTTGGTGGGACTTGCTGTCATCTCCAATGCGTTCCGCAGATCGTCGCCCAGAGCGTGCGCATAGCCGGCTGCGACCACGTCTTCTATCGTCTTATTGTCGTCGACGAAGCGGCCGATATCGGCGCGTATGGCCGATTTCAGGCCAGGCGGAAGTTGCTCCCATGGACGCTGCGTCATGCCGGCGACCAGCTTGCGAGCGACCGTCTTGTCCGGCCCGTCACCCGCGGTGCGAAGGTCGCGATAGAGCTTGGCAACAGGATCCTCGCGGACGACCTTCGCTTCTTCGATCTGATCGGTCTTGCTCATGTCAGATGTCTCCCGAGAGATAGATGCGGAGCATCGAGCGCGCATCGTCGGCGTGGTTCTTGATTTGAAAG
It includes:
- a CDS encoding HAD family hydrolase, which codes for MDGTLLNSIAVVERIWGDWAKDHGLEPEVFLKTIHGVRASDTIRQLALPGVDPMLEAKKLLIEEMEDVDGIVQIPGAVRFLNGIPANRWAIVTSAPFELAKRRMAAAGIPMPKVIVTGEEVQAGKPSPECYLLGASRLGVDPKRCLVFEDAVAGILAGEGAGADVTVITTTHATPFETPHFSISDYEAWTVTTIGGIGIGIVGA